A genomic region of Drosophila kikkawai strain 14028-0561.14 chromosome X, DkikHiC1v2, whole genome shotgun sequence contains the following coding sequences:
- the pico gene encoding abnormal cell migration protein 10 isoform X4, with translation MANLEDTQESELDQILGELSQLEEQISDAQASFMHTSSVGTAGGLGGPVQPPPSHHASMSAASSRSHSRTNSSISADVSSCSSSGISENGHGMVMGLGPPGSMHPPPPPLPPSQLPLAGGMTTGITLGVVTSREPRTESPDNDSAFSDTVSLLFSDTASLLSSESSASSNTSLQQQQMLQQQQHQQQQQQHQQQQQQKQLAAYGKVSQQQINGNNNSKAAKIQLALHKLESASIRRLFVKAFTADGASKSLLVDERMVCGQVTRLLADKNHVVMQPNWALVEHLGDLQMERLFEDHELLVDNLIAWNSDAGNRVLFQQRPDKLALFARPELYLPGPQMAPGCQHDDQTRQMLLDEYFKSPVQLQLDGPLYMKADPKKGWKRYHFVLRSSGLYYFAKEKSKNTRDLACLTLFHGHNVYTGLGWRKKWKSPTDFTFGFKSAVDSSLGKSCRSLKMLCAEDMATLDRWLTAIRVCKYGKQLWHSHKLLLEDLCLGPDDAVSQSSFATSMRSESISSISSAVPSQCGSVSSAISSMSNSTSGRTSRASSSSSSGCLSDDNNGFDSEFTTGTIKRKPSMKPNLPLTTMTRQLKEVGEITICESAGGEASSPERSGTLTRRHSRRKSQESNGSGTLKRRPCPTAAVIKQASSEPAAVVGGSASSNSSSSNSTPTPTPSICAKPPPGDASSAAAAAVSLMCSSTLSLDSLPPPPPPPAFEGPDDQDVYGSQLSLASLPPPPPPEEVLAMTYAGPPSPATPTPMSTPTGLLPMPNRNGSLPPAVPAKPIKPAVKQPAGALKAAPPYKAPPDYVGPAHQQQQAGPPLPPPPAQKKVSFADSPVLLRRKMCSPEPVLPQRSPSTVLNCNSVSSSTGSGSAYQTYAPGPMLPPRTDLARLSSQSNGSSSSEVTSPKRLQESASNPPRDFLKDLQRVMRKKWQVAQKCKLEPATTPHEVLGFRDFSNEDLLAAHNLNSGANSSHYYRETANVSHWVQEHYEYAHNALYENVHAQTNGAAVATASPGGIPTGGSVPDGGATPPLPPPPAGAAKKRPPPPPPKRSDKTHLTNRV, from the exons ATGGCCAATCTGGAGGACACGCAAGAGTCCGAGCTGGATCAGATTCTGGGCGAATTGAGCCAGCTGGAAGAGCAAATAAGCGATGCCCAGGCTTCGTTTATGCATACCAGCAGCGTGGGAACAGCAGGAGGATTAGGAGGACCTGTCCAGCCGCCACCTAGCCACCATGCCTCCATGTCGGCGGCCTCTTCGCGCTCACACTCTCGCACCAATAGCAGCATTTCCGCGGACGTAAGCAGCTGCTCCTCATCCGGAATCTCAGAGAATGGCCACGGCATGGTCATGGGCCTGGGGCCGCCTGGTTCAATGcatccgccgccgccgccgctgccaccGTCACAACTGCCGCTGGCCGGTGGCATGACTACGGGCATCACGCTGGGCGTGGTGACATCCCGAGAGCCACGAACCGAATCCCCGGACAATGACTCGGCCTTTAGTGACACGGTCTCCTTGCTTTTTAGCGATACAGCCTCGCTGCTATCCAGCGAGTCGTCGGCCTCCTCGAATACATccctgcaacagcagcagatgctgcagcagcagcagcaccaacagcagcagcaacaacaccagcagcagcagcaacaaaagcagctGGCTGCCTATGGAAAGGTGAGTCAGCAGCAGAttaatggcaacaacaactccAAGGCGGCCAAAATCCAGCTGGCTCTGCACAAGCTCGAAAGCGCCTCCATACGGCGGCTGTTTGTCAAGGCCTTCACTGCCGATGGAGCCTCCAAGTCGCTGCTTGTGGATGAGCGTATGGTGTGCGGTCAGGTGACGCGTCTGCTGGCCGACAAGAACCATGTGGTGATGCAGCCCAACTGGGCGCTGGTAGAGCATCTAGGCGATCTTCAAATGG AACGCCTCTTTGAGGATCACGAGCTTTTGGTGGATAACTTGATAGCCTGGAATTCGGATGCTGGCAACCGTGTCCTCTTCCAGCAGCGACCCGACAAGCTGGCCCTGTTTGCCCGCCCCGAGCTGTACTTGCCGGGACCACAGATGGCTCCTGGCTGCCAGCATGACGACCAGACACGCCAAATGCTGCTGGACGAATATTTCAAGTCGCCGGTTCAGCTTCAGCTGGATGGACCGCTCTACATGAAGGCCGATCCGAAAAAGGGCTGGAAACGCTACCATTTTGTCCTGCGCTCCTCGGGCCTGTACTACTTTGCCAAGGAGAAGAGCAAGAATACCCGCGACCTGGCCTGCCTCACGCTCTTCCATGGGCACAATGTCTACACCGGTCTGGGTTGGCGCAAAAAATGGAAATCACCAACGGATTTCACCTTTGGCTTCAAGTCGGCAGTGGATTCCTCGCTGGGCAAATCATGCCGCTCCCTTAAAATGCTCTGCGCCGAGGACATGGCCACGCTGGATCGCTGGCTAACAGCCATAAGGGTGTGCAAATACGGCAAGCAGCTGTGGCACAGCCACAAGCTACTCCTCGAGGATCTCTGCCTGGGACCCGATGATGCCGTGTCGCAATCTAGCTTCGCCACCTCGATGCGCAGCGAGTCCATTTCGAGCATCTCATCGGCTGTGCCATCGCAATGCGGCAGCGTCTCCTCGGCCATCAGTAGCATGTCAAATTCGACCAGTGGCCGCACCTCGCGAgcctccagcagcagctccagcggCTGCCTTTCGGACGACAACAATGGCTTTGATTCCGAGTTCACCACTGGGACAATCAAGCGCAAACCCTCGATGAAACCCAACCTCCCGCTGACCACGATGACACGCCAGCTAAAGGAGGTGGGTGAGATCACCATTTGCGAGAGTGCTGGGGGCGAGGCCAGTTCTCCAGAGCGCAGCGGCACCCTCACCAGACGTCACAGTCGCCGCAAATCGCAGGAGAGCAATGGCAGCGGCACACTAAAGCGGCGTCCATGTCCCACGGCTGCCGTCATTAAGCAGGCGTCATCGGAGCCGGCAGCAGTTGTGGGTGGCAGTGCCTCCTCCAATTCGTCAAGCAGCAATTCGACGCCCACGCCGACGCCCAGCATTTGTGCCAAGCCGCCGCCAGGTGATGCCtcctccgctgctgctgctgctgtctcgCTGATGTGTTCGTCCACGCTTTCGCTGGATTcactgccaccgccaccgccgccgcctgcttTTGAGGGGCCCGATGACCAGGATGTATATGGATCCCAGCTCTCGTTGGCCTCGctgccgccaccaccaccgcccgAGGAGGTGCTGGCCATGACCTACGCTGGCCCACCCAGcccggccacgcccacaccaATGAGCACACCTACTGGGCTATTGCCCATGCCGAACAGGAATGGATCACTGCCGCCAGCAGTGCCGGCAAAGCCCATCAAGCCGGCGGTGAAGCAGCCAGCAGGTGCCCTAAAGGCAGCACCGCCATACAAGGCACCGCCCGACTATGTGGGTCCcgcccaccagcagcagcaggcaggaccaccgctgccgccgccacccgCTCAGAAAAAGGTTTCGTTTGCCGATTCACCGGTGCTGCTGCGCCGGAAAATGTGCTCACCGGAGCCAGTGCTGCCGCAGCGCTCGCCCAGCACGGTGCTCAATTGCAACTCGGTGTCCAGCAGCACTGGATCGGGTTCGGCCTATCAGACCTATGCCCCTGGGCCTATGCTGCCACCGCGCACGGATTTGGCACGCCTGTCCAGCCAGAGCaatggaagcagcagcagcgaggtGACCTCGCCGAAGCGCCTGCAGGAGTCTGCCTCGAATCCGCCCCGTGATTTCCTCAAGGATCTGCAGCGCGTGATGCGCAAAAAGTGGCAGGTGGCGCAAAAGTGTAAGCTAGAGCCGGCCACCACGCCGCACGAGGTCCTGGGCTTTCGGGATTTCAGCAACGAGGATCTACTGGCCGCCCACAATCTCAATTCGGGTGCAAACTCGTCGCACTATTACCGCGAGACGGCCAATGTGAGCCACTGGGTGCAGGAGCACTACGAATATGCCCACAATGCGCTCTATGAGAATGTGCACGCCCAGACGAATGGCGCAGCTGTAGCCACCGCCTCGCCTGGCGGCATACCGACAGGTGGTTCTGTGCCAGATGGTGGGGCAACGCCACCACTGCCACCACCGCCGGCGGGAGCGGCCAAAAAGCgtccgccaccgccgccgcccaaGCGAAGTGACAAGACGCACTTGACCAATCGGGTGTAG